From Paenibacillus sp. PL2-23:
GAACATGCCCGTTTGATAAATTTTGGCCAGCCGCTTGTTCGCTATTTCAGACAATACGATAGCCAGCGCCACGGACAATATGAGTCCCAGAATAATAAAAAATGCGTTGTAGAGCACGGTATTCCTCGTAATGAGATACGCGTCGTTGGTGCTGAACAGGAACTTAAAGTTGGAGAGACCTACCCAGTCGCTGTTCACGATACTGGCCCAGAAGCCGTCGCGGCTCACCCGGTATTGCTTGAAGGCAATGACAAGACCCGCCATGGGCAGGTACGAAAAAAAGAGAAACCAGAGCGACGCCGGCAGCACCATCAGCAGCATGGCCTTGTTGCGATTCAAATCCTTGAAGAACCGTCCGATAGCTCCCATGTTCATTCACTCCTAATCTATTTGGATTTTGGTTCATAAAATAGGCATACACTGGCCATACAGAAGAAGGACGAATGATGACCATCCGTCCCTCCCTCCTCTGAACTTCGGATTATTGAGCTGCTTTCCACTCGTCAATCTGACGCTGAATCTCAGCCATGACCTTATCCAAACCGGCTGCTTTGAATTTCTCAATCGCTTTAGGCAGATGCTCATCCGGATTTACCGTTCCCGTCAGCAGCGCAGCCCAGTACTCTTCTTTCACATTGCTGACCGCAGCTAGCTCAGCAGTGACAGCTGTGGGATCGAAGTTAAAGCCAAGCAGCGGAGCTTCCGTGCCGTTCTGGTTGAAGGACTTGAATTCCTCCCATTTGTTGTCTGGGTCGGATGGGTTCAGATACGTCAGCATGACATTGCCAAGCGAGAAGGTTGGCATATCATAGTTTTTGGACTCCTCCAGGTTCTCCATACGGTTATCACCTGTTACCTTGTAGTGCACGCCTTCAATGCCGGAATCCACCATATTGCGAAGGACAGGGTCCGTATTCAGCAGGTTCAGGAATTCCATAGCCTTCTCCGGATGCTCGGAGTTAGCGGAGATCGCCTGCATGGAGCCCATGACCGACCAGTTGTAGATCAGCGATTCACTCTGAGGAGTGGATACAACGGGATAGCCGTAGCTTTGGGACCAAAGATTGTCTGCGAACGGCTGAGTTGTTGCTTTGTCAGCGAACCATTTGCCCGTTGTCTGGAGATCCGTTAACGAATCCAGAGTAGAGGCTTCTGTCGGGACATAACCAGCCTTGTAATATTTGTGCATAGTCGCCAGCGCTTGCTGCATCTCAGGCATCTCCAGCACGTTGACTACCTTGTAGTCTGTCGTATCCAGACTTACTGCAAACGGCATATTCTCGATAATGAAGTCATATGGAACGTAAGGCTTGTAGGTTTTGTCTACTGCAAGCGGTGTAACGCCCGGCTCATTTTCCTTAATGGTCTGCAGCAATGGCTCCAGGCTCTCCAGGCTGTAGATGCCGTCCAGGCTCAGGCCGTGTTTGTCCAGCAGCCCTTGGTTGAAGCGCCAAACCTCCTGTGCAGGAAGCTCTTTGTTGGCAGGAATGCCGTAGTTTTTGCCATCGACCTTGGAGCCCTCCAGGAAGGCTGGGTCCAGCGTTTCCTTGATGCCTTGGCCGTGCGAGTCGAGCAGCTCGCCGATTTCCAGGAATGCGCCCTTCCGCGCGTTCTGAACATAATCGAATGCCCACGAGGACGTAAACATAATGTCCATCGGCTCACCGGACGCTGTCATCACCTGAAGCTTCTGCGTGTAATCGCCCCAGTCAATCATATTCATCTGAACCGTCACGCCGATTTTTTCCTTCGTGTAGGCGCTGACTTCCTCCATCACGCGGTTAACATCCTTCTGAGGAGTGCCAATCGTATACCAGATCAGCTCAACCGGCTCCTCGCCGCCGTTATTGCTTTCATTGCTTTCAGAATTGCCGCATGCGCTTACGATTAACGATACCGCAAGAATCAGCGCTGCAATCGGCATAAAGCCTTTTTTCTTTTTCCCCATTTTCTTTTTCCTCCCTCATTTTGTTCGAGTTCGTTCAGCCGCTTGGCCTACCTTTACAGTACCGTATGAAAACAGTTACAAATAGGCGACTTATTAAACCTATCGTCTCCAAACTAAACCTGAATACTCACGCGTGGACCGCTTTGACCCTTTTGCCACAAAAAAAGCCCCAAACCATCAGGTCTGGAGCAAGCTTTTATAATCTGTAGGCGACACTCCTACATACTTTTTGAACTGCTTGTAGAAGTAGCCCATCTCCCAGTAGCCCACCATTCTGGCAATTTCATTCACCTTCAGGCCAGGCTCCGCCAGCAGCTCCTTCGCCTTCTGGATCCGGAACCGATTCACATATTCCGAGAATGTCTCGCCGGCCTCCCGTTGGAACAAACGCCCCAGATAGACGGGATGTATATTGAACTGCGCGCTCAAGGATTTCAGCGACAGCTCCTCCGCGCAGTTCTCGTGAATTCTGGCCAAAATTTGACCGATGACTGGGCTTTTGGTATCGCTGACAAGCGACTCCACGGCAGCCTTGGCCACCTCCTCCACAAGCGCCGTCACATCAGCCAAGGTGTCTGCATCCATTACTCGGCGAGCGGCATCCTCCGGGATCAGCTCCGGCACGGGCGTTTTCTTAATGGCGCCCAGCTCCAGCTTCAGATGAAGCATCAGCTCCAGCGCTGCGTTCTGAAGCCGTGCAGGCGTCATCCCTGGAGCTTCGGCCAGCCTGCTCAAGTCGCTGTGAATGCGTGTCAGCAAGGCTTCCTTCTCCTTCGCTGCAAGCAGCCTCGCATAATCGCTCCAATCCATGGAGGGCAGAGGAGTACCGTCTGCCGAGGTTGAGGGACTGGCAAGCTTGCCGAAGTCCAGCACCTCCAGCTGGGGATGAATAAAGGCGTATTCCATCGCCTTCTTCGCTTCGTCATAGCTTCGTCCCGCTTCCTCTTCTCCAAGCGCGACGCTGCCAAGGGAAATCGTTATTCCTTCAACGGACAAAGCTTCCGTCAGATGCTGCAGCAGGCGGCGTCCTTCCCGTTCGGCATCCCCCTGTCGCTCAGGGAACATCACGATGCCCAGCGCCCCCTCCTTATCGCGGAATGGAATACCGAGGCCATGCCGCTCCGCCTGCCGGAGCAGCTCGCTGCGAAGCTGCTCCTCTCCCGTGCCGGCTTTAAGCATGACAACGAGCATAAATTCCTTATCCAGGTCCATGCCCAGCATCTCCGCCCGCTCATGGAGCTCGCCCGGTGCAATATCGCCTGCAAGCCAGCGATTGACGATATTATCCCGCAAGACATCCATATCCTCCGCCTGCCAATCCCCTCTGTCTCGGCCCCGTGCGTCAAGCTTCTCAATAATGCCCTCCAGCGTAGACTTCAGCTCCGCGAGATTGATGGGCTTCAGCAGATAGTTTTCGATTCCCAGTCGCAGCCCTTGCTTCAAATAGTCGAAGTCGTTGAACCCGCTGAGAATGACGACGTGCAGATGGGGATACAGCCTCCTCGCCTCTTGAATCAGGTCAAGACCGTTCATGGCAGGCATGGAAATATCGGTGATTAAGATGTGGACCGGAGCCAGCCGCAGCTGCTCCAGCGCGCGCACGCCATTTTCAGCTGTCCCCACAATCTCCAGCTCATAGCTGGACCAG
This genomic window contains:
- a CDS encoding ABC transporter substrate-binding protein; this encodes MGKKKKGFMPIAALILAVSLIVSACGNSESNESNNGGEEPVELIWYTIGTPQKDVNRVMEEVSAYTKEKIGVTVQMNMIDWGDYTQKLQVMTASGEPMDIMFTSSWAFDYVQNARKGAFLEIGELLDSHGQGIKETLDPAFLEGSKVDGKNYGIPANKELPAQEVWRFNQGLLDKHGLSLDGIYSLESLEPLLQTIKENEPGVTPLAVDKTYKPYVPYDFIIENMPFAVSLDTTDYKVVNVLEMPEMQQALATMHKYYKAGYVPTEASTLDSLTDLQTTGKWFADKATTQPFADNLWSQSYGYPVVSTPQSESLIYNWSVMGSMQAISANSEHPEKAMEFLNLLNTDPVLRNMVDSGIEGVHYKVTGDNRMENLEESKNYDMPTFSLGNVMLTYLNPSDPDNKWEEFKSFNQNGTEAPLLGFNFDPTAVTAELAAVSNVKEEYWAALLTGTVNPDEHLPKAIEKFKAAGLDKVMAEIQRQIDEWKAAQ
- a CDS encoding response regulator transcription factor; its protein translation is MYKVFLADDEPFILEGLRDALDWSSYELEIVGTAENGVRALEQLRLAPVHILITDISMPAMNGLDLIQEARRLYPHLHVVILSGFNDFDYLKQGLRLGIENYLLKPINLAELKSTLEGIIEKLDARGRDRGDWQAEDMDVLRDNIVNRWLAGDIAPGELHERAEMLGMDLDKEFMLVVMLKAGTGEEQLRSELLRQAERHGLGIPFRDKEGALGIVMFPERQGDAEREGRRLLQHLTEALSVEGITISLGSVALGEEEAGRSYDEAKKAMEYAFIHPQLEVLDFGKLASPSTSADGTPLPSMDWSDYARLLAAKEKEALLTRIHSDLSRLAEAPGMTPARLQNAALELMLHLKLELGAIKKTPVPELIPEDAARRVMDADTLADVTALVEEVAKAAVESLVSDTKSPVIGQILARIHENCAEELSLKSLSAQFNIHPVYLGRLFQREAGETFSEYVNRFRIQKAKELLAEPGLKVNEIARMVGYWEMGYFYKQFKKYVGVSPTDYKSLLQT